Part of the Pseudomonas sp. M30-35 genome is shown below.
GATTTCATCCCGGAGTAATTTCGCATGACCCAGCAACCTCACGTTCATGGCCCTGATTGCAGTCACGACCACGATCATGACCATCATCATGGCCACGTGCATGGCCCACACTGCAACCATCAAGAGCCGGTTCGCAACGAGCTGAAAGATGTCGGCCGTAACGATCCTTGCCCATGTGGCAGCCAGAAAAAATTCAAGAAGTGCCACGGCGCATGAGTAACTCATGAGCCTGCTTTCAGGCGTTCTGATCTGCGTCGCTGTGGCCCTGGTTATTGCCCTGGGCTTTTACGCCCTGTCTCTCTGGCGCAAAGTCTGGTCAAGACAGTCCCAGCAACGCAGTGCGGCCATCGAACAGCAACAGCGGCTGGGCGAGGATTTAAAAATTCTCGCCAGCAGTTTGCTGGATGGGCAATTGCCGCTGATTGAAGGCGTGATTCGCATCAAAGTGCTGCTCGATAACTTCGACATTCGTCTTAGTCAAAACGTGCGGTGCCAGGTATTTCATCAACTGTATGAAGCCACTGCGCACGTGCCGACTCAT
Proteins encoded:
- a CDS encoding SEC-C metal-binding domain-containing protein, giving the protein MTQQPHVHGPDCSHDHDHDHHHGHVHGPHCNHQEPVRNELKDVGRNDPCPCGSQKKFKKCHGA
- a CDS encoding DUF2489 domain-containing protein; this translates as MSLLSGVLICVAVALVIALGFYALSLWRKVWSRQSQQRSAAIEQQQRLGEDLKILASSLLDGQLPLIEGVIRIKVLLDNFDIRLSQNVRCQVFHQLYEATAHVPTHADWKALDKTSRRQHEKNFNELELQHKAQAREAARWLLEEAL